ATGAGACAAAATAATTCATTTATAAGAAGCAAATAAAACTAGAAACAAGGAAGAATTTAATCGGAAAAAGACGCAGAAGATAAGTGCAGTAGCATCAGacaagaaagagatataaattAGAAATCCTTATCTTTAGTTTTAAAGAAGTCGTCACAATTCTATAATTAGAAACTTAACATACACTGGAACACAACTAACCACGTCAAGGGTCAGGattgtttcaatcatcttgaaagtgTGTAAATTGTCTATAAAtgattctcttctagttgtaaccACAACAAGGAATCTTTTGTGCCTGAATTAAGTTCACAATATTTGTACCTGTTTGTCTTTGCTTTGTGGATTTACTTGAAAAACCATGAATAGCTAAACCAAGAGATTGATTACATGATATATTCTTTGTGAAGATCAATTTTGTGTTATGTCATCTTGATTGTTTACGCTGGAATTAGTGTTGCTGGCGGTGGCCGGTGACCATATAATATGTCAAAAGCTTTGCAATTTGACTCAGACCCGAGTCAGATTTTTGAGTTTGAGTGAACCACAAAAGCATAAACCACCTTATTTAGTTGCACAGCTAGAACACAGAAATAATGCTAATTCAAACTGCTTATCTTATAACAAAATTATTTGGGTGCAGCTGTGACACCACACTTGCCTTGACACTTTAGAGCTTCAACAAAGTTGAAGAAATTCTTTGATGAAGATCCACCTTCACTCGCACTCTCCATAGACAATTTCTTCAATTCTGCAACCCTTGTCTGTATTCCTTCATCAGCTATCAGTTCTTCCACCCTACTCTTAATTTCATTTCTTGATACAATCCCATTTCCATCTTTGTTTAACCTCAGTCCAGTTTTCCATACATCACATATATATGTGGTGTTATGGATCTGATCAGCAAAGTAGGGCCAACATAGAAACGGAATTCCAAACCTTAAACCATCCATAGTTGAGTTCCATCCACAGTGTGTCATAAAACAAGCAACAGAAGAGTGAGCCAAAACTTCCCTTTGAGGTGACCAATTTACGATCTTTCCTTTCTCTGTAAAACCATCAGGGTATGCAACGGTGGCGTCAGTCATATCAGATCGAACCACCAATAAAAACTGTCGACCTGTGAGATCTAGGCCGTGTACTAGTTCACTGAATTGATCCCTGTTTAAGGTTGTGATACTGCCGAAAGCAATGTATATAACTGAATTAACAGGTCGCGAATCAAGCCAGGTTAAGCAAGTTGAATCCTCCGCCCAAAACTGCCCCATGGTTTGATTGACCTCGCTACTTCCGACCAATGGACCAATTGTTCGTATGTATGGCAGTATATCACAAGCAGCAGGCTCGAGTTTGTCAAATGAGTTGCAGAGAACCCAGTCTGCAAGCTTTATAGATTTGCTGATACTGAAGCCCATGTGAAAGAGAAGTTTACCCATGCCTTGGTCGTAGGTGCGAATCCAAAGGAAGTCGTCAATGTTTATTTCAGGTAATGCAGGAGATATCTTGATCATTTCCTGTTTTAATGGTGTTCCTGTAAAATTAATTAAACTTTATACTTGGAAGTCTACTTAAAAACAGTAACTAGTGTTGTGAAAAAGTTAAAATCAAATATGCTGCTTACCATTCTCATCTATAATACCCGCCTCGATCAGCTTCGGAATGTGCAGTGTCATTGCCGTGACAGCCAAAGACGTGGGGCAAAACATTGCAATTTTTAATCCCATTTTCTTAGCAGGTTCATAAGCCCAATATACACCAGCATCAGCTATAACACAACttaccttctcttcaccgttgttACCACCATTAATCTTCATAACTAATTCTTCCAAATAATCTGAAGCCTTTTCCTGGTTTTGGTACTCTAATCCTTCAGGTCTCGAGACTATACGGATTCGATTAAGATCATTGCGAACCCCTTCTTTCGACGAAGATGATAAATTCGCAAGTAACTGTTTGTGTAAAGATTCTGTAATAGCAAATGTAACTTGGACTCCGTGATCAACTATTTTTTGTGAAACTTGCATCATTGGCATAACATGACCTTGTGCTGGCCATGGTAGCACCAAAACATGAGTTTGCTTCACCATTTATTCTCTCCCTCACTGAAATGAAATCTTTTTTGAGTTCTTTCTCTCAAACTTCTTATATCGAGTGTCTTTGATTGTTCCTTTTTAAGTTCGTGAAGTGGGATTGTAGTTCACTCATACACGGGTTCTATGAAGGACTCTTATGGtaaagaaatatttttctttttcctcaatAAAGGAAATAAACCTATAAACATGCAGTAAAACAAAAATGCACAAGATGaatattgatcaaaaaaaaaacaacaacacatgAGACAGATTTCACATGTGACCGAAAATGAAACCAAACCAACCCATCAATGATGAACATCTTCACGTAAAACCAAACTCTTATGTTAAGATGAATTATTCACGTCATCAACATCCTCAACTGACTGAAAATCCCCACTCTGATGTAGGagtgagtgaatcaaaatccagACCTCTGATACAATTACCTATTGATTGACCGATTCAACCGAAGCTGCTTCCCATCCCCCACTTTTATACACCAAAAAATCTGTCAGATTTTCTTGGAAATCTAACGCTTCCTTTCCTGAAATCAAGTTAAAAGCTAGGATGACTCACTAGCTAATTGGTTATGGAGGACCCATGTATGCGAAAGTTTTGACTTAGTAATCATGCTTGGCCAATGTCACTCATTATTGCCGATAACAAAAAGTTTGCAGAGTTAAACGTATTGGTCTCTGGTCCAATGTCGAGGCTCATAGGCGTGATGTCGGAACTTCGTTTACGGAATAGTTGTGCACTATTATCATACTTGGTCGTTAGCGAGAAAAATACACCTAAAATTTTTTAACAACAACTTACGTGGTTGGGCAAgtttatcaaagaaaaaaagataggTTCCCTGTAATGATTTAAGAAAGACTACTCC
This genomic stretch from Papaver somniferum cultivar HN1 chromosome 5, ASM357369v1, whole genome shotgun sequence harbors:
- the LOC113277485 gene encoding UDP-glycosyltransferase 83A1-like produces the protein MVKQTHVLVLPWPAQGHVMPMMQVSQKIVDHGVQVTFAITESLHKQLLANLSSSSKEGVRNDLNRIRIVSRPEGLEYQNQEKASDYLEELVMKINGGNNGEEKVSCVIADAGVYWAYEPAKKMGLKIAMFCPTSLAVTAMTLHIPKLIEAGIIDENGTPLKQEMIKISPALPEINIDDFLWIRTYDQGMGKLLFHMGFSISKSIKLADWVLCNSFDKLEPAACDILPYIRTIGPLVGSSEVNQTMGQFWAEDSTCLTWLDSRPVNSVIYIAFGSITTLNRDQFSELVHGLDLTGRQFLLVVRSDMTDATVAYPDGFTEKGKIVNWSPQREVLAHSSVACFMTHCGWNSTMDGLRFGIPFLCWPYFADQIHNTTYICDVWKTGLRLNKDGNGIVSRNEIKSRVEELIADEGIQTRVAELKKLSMESASEGGSSSKNFFNFVEALKCQGKCGVTAAPK